The following proteins come from a genomic window of Macaca fascicularis isolate 582-1 chromosome 8, T2T-MFA8v1.1:
- the RRS1 gene encoding ribosome biogenesis regulatory protein homolog — protein sequence MEGQSVEELLAKAEQDEAEKLQRITVHKELELEFDLGNLLASDRNPPIGLRCAGPTPEAELRALARDNTQLLINQLWQLPTERVEETIVARLPEPTTRLPREKPLPRPRPLTRWQQFARLKGIRPKKKTNLVWDEVSSQWRRRWGYQRARDDTKEWLIEVPGNADPLEDQFAKRIQAKKERVAKNELNRLRNLARAHKMQLPSAAGLHPTGHQSKEELGRAMQVAKVSTASVGRFQERLPKEKAPRGSGKKRKFQPLFGDFAAEKKNQLELLRVMNSKKPQLDVTRATNKQMREEDQEEAAKRRKMSQKGKRKGGRQGPGGKRKGGPPSQGGKRKGSLGGKMNSGPRGLGDKRKGGQRPGGTRRK from the coding sequence ATGGAGGGCCAGAGCGTGGAGGAGCTGCTGGCAAAGGCAGAGCAGGACGAGGCAGAGAAGTTGCAACGCATCACGGTGCACaaggagctggagctggagtttGACCTGGGCAACCTCCTGGCTTCGGACCGGAACCCCCCGATTGGACTGCGGTGCGCCGGACCCACGCCGGAGGCCGAGCTGCGGGCCCTGGCGCGGGACAATACGCAATTGCTCATCAACCAGCTGTGGCAGCTGCCCACGGAGCGCGTGGAAGAGACGATAGTGGCGCGGCTGCCGGAGCCCACCACACGCCTGCCGCGAGAGAAGCCTCTGCCCCGGCCGCGGCCACTTACACGCTGGCAGCAGTTCGCGCGCCTCAAGGGCATCCGTCCCAAGAAGAAGACCAACCTGGTGTGGGACGAGGTGAGCAGCCAGTGGCGGCGGCGCTGGGGCTACCAGCGCGCCCGGGACGACACCAAGGAATGGCTGATTGAGGTGCCCGGCAATGCCGACCCCTTGGAGGACCAGTTCGCCAAGCGTATTCAGGCCAAGAAAGAACGAGTGGCCAAGAACGAGCTGAACCGGCTGCGTAACCTGGCCCGCGCGCACAAGATGCAGCTGCCCAGCGCGGCCGGCTTGCACCCTACCGGACACCAGAGTAAGGAGGAGCTGGGCCGCGCTATGCAGGTGGCCAAGGTCTCCACCGCCTCTGTGGGGCGCTTCCAGGAGCGCCTCCCCAAGGAGAAGGCGCCCCGGGGCTCCGGCAAGAAGAGGAAGTTTCAACCCCTTTTCGGGGACTTTGCAGCCGAGAAAAAGAACCAGTTGGAGCTGCTTCGTGTGATGAACAGCAAAAAGCCTCAGCTGGATGTGACAAGAGCCACCAATAAGCAGATGAGGGAGGAGGACCAGGAGGAGGCCGCCAAGAGGAGGAAAATGAGCCAGAAGGGCAAGAGAAAGGGAGGCCGGCAGGGACCTGGGGGCAAGAGGAAAGGGGGGCCGCCCAgccagggagggaagaggaaagggagcTTGGGAGGCAAGATGAATTCCGGGCCGCGTGgcttgggtgacaagagaaaAGGAGGACAGCGCCCAGGAGGAACGAGGAGGAAGTAA